A part of Jaculus jaculus isolate mJacJac1 chromosome 17, mJacJac1.mat.Y.cur, whole genome shotgun sequence genomic DNA contains:
- the LOC123455579 gene encoding uncharacterized protein LOC123455579 isoform X1: MMEEEEEREQPCGRSSPCGRELALLQDIVKTLGQGTFSKREVVRQHHRNGLECLRISQVVHITHTWVVRDTVVIRTLHHQHITQMFRMLQSSEPVGAVTEHAMAGFHGTIKTQLGRAREAQALWPIHYHQWPDVACHGLRPENVVVSVRWQLQLGPFGQTLRVTITMRRRPFGDSGDEGCQAEPDLPAIGPSDVSSSLSSLKRSHTFSDFSTVGKPATRHQRARKKRRKVRRRVRSRPVARLSPIPEESEESSREDLERCPCPGDPPPQAPQGETTTSPHSLQLRSWGGILRSIGKQLRKLCCYCCQPEEVAPRPVWNM, translated from the exons ATG atggaggaggaggaggagagggagcaaCCGTGCGGGCGCAGCAGCCCGTGTGGCAGGGAGCTCGCACTGCTGCAGGACATCGTGAAGACCCTGGGACAAGGGACGTTTTCCAAGAGAGAGGTTGTTCGGCAGCACCACAGGAACGGGCTGGAGTGCCTGAGGATCTCCCAGGTGGTTCACATCACCCACACCTGGGTCGTTCGTGACACTGTCGTGATAAGAACACTGCACCACCAGCACATCACTCAGATGTTCCGTATGCTCCAGAGCTCCGAGCCTGTGGGCGCCGTCACGGAACATGCCATGGCCGGATTTCATGGGACAATTAAGACACAACTAGGCAGGGCGAGGGAGGCCCAGGCCCTGTGGCCTATTCACTACCACCAATGGCCAGACGTAGCCTGCCATGGTTTAAGGCCAGAAAATGTGGTGGTAAGTGTCAGATGGCAGTTGCAATTAGGTCCCTTTGGACAGACACTACGTGTCACCATCACGATGCGCCGTAGGCCCTTTGGTGACAGTGGGGATGAGGGATGTCAGGCGGAGCCAGACCTTCCCGCCATCGGCCCATCGGATGTTTCTTCATCCCTGTCATCACTGAAAAGGAGCCACACCTTTTCAGACTTTTCCACCGTGGGCAAGCCTGCAACTCGACACCAAAGGGCGAGGAAGAAGCGAAGGAAGGTGCGGCGCCGAGTCCGGAGCAGACCTGTTGCCCGCCTCAGTCCTATTCCCGAAGAGAGCGAGGAGTCCTCCAGAGAGGATCTTGAGAGATGCCCATGCCCTGGGGATCCACCACCCCAGGCCCCCCAGGGTGAGACCACCACCTCGCCACACAGCCTACAGCTCAGAAGCTGGGGAGGAATCCTGAGAAGTATTGGAAAACAGTTAAGAAAGTTATGTTGCTACTGTTGCCAGCCCGAGGAAGTAGCCCCACGCCCTGTGTGGAACATGTGA